DNA sequence from the Harpia harpyja isolate bHarHar1 chromosome 2, bHarHar1 primary haplotype, whole genome shotgun sequence genome:
ATCTATTTTACGAATAGATATcagttatatatataaaaatatactatatccatgtgtatatacacacacacaaaaatgtcctAATACCATGTACAGGCACCTAAATGGTGAATTAAAAATTCGGCAGCATCAGTGCTCCGGGGAGGGCGACAACAGATCCGACCCGGCCCGTGGCCCCCCCAGGCCATGGCCTGTCACCCACCGTGGGGGGGACAGGGGTGGCTGCCACCCCGACGGGGTGCACGGAGCACCAAGCTGGGTGGTGGGTTTGCAGCACCCCTGTAATAACCCCCTCCCCGTtgtctgtgtccccccccccctccaggtgCCTCATCAAATGGCTGGAAGTGCGAAAAGTGTGTCCGCTCTGCAACATGCCGGTGCTGCAGCTGGCCCAGCTGCACAGCAAGCAggaccccggccccccccagggccccctcCCCGGCGCAGAGAACATCGTATAGCTCCGCCGCCCCGGGGactgccccgccgccggcccggggggACTCGGAGACAACCAAAGCACTACGGCACCAGCACGGAGGGACAGGCGAGGAcgcgggcggccgggcggggagcCCGGAGCACTTTATGGGGGGGCACGTCCCCGCCGGCCGAAGCGGAAGAGCCCCGCGCCCCAAAAACCTGCCTCCGCGGAGCCGTGCCGGGATGAAGGGTCTCGCACTCGAGCCCGGACTCGATTCCTCTCCCGGGGCGACGAGGGGACTCTGGGTCCTCCGCGGGCGCCTGCACGACATCCTTCTTCCAGCACATCCCTTCTCCTGCACGACGTCCGCCGGGAAGCAGCGTGGGACGCGACGGAGCAGCGTCGAGCCACCCGACGGCGCCCGACAGCCTCCTGCAACGCCGCGACGTcccgtgtcccccctccccgaaCGCCCCGGTAcgcttcccagccctgctgccccccgcGCCCCTCCGCCGCTGGCAAAAACGACGCCCAaagcgcggcggcggggggacgaCCCTGGAGCATCACGGCTGGTTCCTGCCCCGTTCTCCTCTTTGCCCTTATTTTAACAGGGTTACCTTTGCCTTCGCAATCTCTGCCTAGAAAATTGGGTCTCGGCACAGCGACGCCGGGGTTCGTGCCGCGGTCGGGTGCCTCCTCGGCACCCGCTGCTCCTCCGAAAGGGCTAACCGGGGTGGGGAAGCCGGCGTCGCCCCCGGGAGATGGCAGGGTGGTAGTTGCGTGGGGTCTCCCGGGCTTCGGTTACCCCACTCGCCCTCCCCGTCCCCTTCCTCGGCGCGATGGGCTACCTCAGCGGGGCCGTTAGTCCCTCCGACGGGCGCGATCCTGGCGTGAACCATCAGCGGTGAGAGCCGGAGGCCTCCCCCTCCTCAAAACTGCAGCACGGCCTTGCTGgggaggcggggtgggggggggcaggcaaaAATCCTGCCCTTTGGGTTCATCGCATCACTTTCAGcctggccccgggggggggggggttctgggCGAGGGACACATGAGCCGGCAGCGTTTTGCCTTGCCAAAACACCCCGACCCAACCATCGTTAAGTGCAAAAGCTCCTGGTGTGGGGGGGGGCCTGTGCCACCCCCTCGCCTCTCTGACCACCTCGTGGGGAGAATTCGGGCACCGTAGCAAACGCCCCAGCGTCCCCCTCTATCTTTGCAActcttattcctttttttttgggggggtgggggtggtgtggggggggtgtcagtaTTATATGGCGGCGGctttcccagcccccccccgggtgcAGGATGGGGCACAGGGCTGAGAAGGCTCCGGGTGTTGTCCCCCCCTCCTGTAAATACCGCGGGACTCCCGAGACTGTTTATGGAGCGTGGAGCCTCATAGACGTGTTTGTACACTACAAATTctgcagcagaatattttttaaaacgttcgctgttttggggtttttttttttttttttttgtaagctatatttttgtatatttaattgctattttaaaattctaataatGCGTCTTTTTTGCTAATCACACTATTCTTaaggaaaaatgaggaaagaaaaaaaaaaacacaacagtttgCATGTGATTTGacttgaaatgtaaataaaagcagGTTTTGGAAGCAGGGGTGTGTTTGCAAGGGGGGGGGGTCCACTTGGGACACCCCGGCCACGGGACAGGGTTGGGGGGGAGTGTCTGTCCTCCCATGGGAAAACGGGAGCATCCCTCATTGCTCAGCCCTGTGTCACCCGGGGGTCGTCCCCAGTGGGGTTGGGACCCCCTGTCTGCAAGGGGGGAGCTGGAAAATGGGCTGGTTTGGAGTTGGGGGGGTCCCATTGTCCGTGTCTCCCTCCAGCACCAGCCACATCCCTTGGGCCCGGAGCGGAGCTTTGCTCCCGGCCGGTGCCGGACCGGGGAAATCGGCACCCACCCCGGCGGGGCTGGCTCGCTGCCCCACGCACCCTGGAAATCCCCGGCTGAGGGGGATTTCGCACGTCCCGGGCAGGGCCTGGAGGTTTCTCTTCCAAACAACCTTCCCAGGCCAAACCCCGGCCCGCGGGCAGGGGCTCCCCGGGACGAGACCCGGCTGGACTAACGCCAACCTCCCACCGGCCACGGGATTCGGAGGAGTTCAGCTCCCAGCCTCCACGCTACGGGATTTCCTGGGGTCCAGCTTGATTCCTCAGCTCCCTCTCACCTCGTTTCACCCACGCTCTTCCTCCAGGCTTCACGAAACagtcgggaaaaaaaaaagaaaaaaatccccttttcctcctctcaaaTCTCTCCCCCTGCAACGGGTTGCTGGGGCCATCCCAAGTTGCCATCCCTGCAGAAACCTGGTGTGGAGGAAGCAGGGCTCCCACCTTGCCCTGTCCTGCtgtccccctgtcctgctgtccccctgtcctgctgtccccctgtcctgctgtcccCCCCCGTCCCTGCCCAGCGCAGAGGGCTGCTGCCCTCTAGTGCTGGCTGCAcccccagagctgggtgctgggggggtaggtCCCACCTGGAGATGTTCTGCTTCAACTTCTCCAGAAGGAAACGCGAGGAACCACCTTCTTGCTGCCCTCCTAGTCATCTTTTGGAAGCTCCCGACGAGTCCATGGGCACGGAGAGCTTGCTGGGTGAAGATTCCCGCCCGGTGGGACAAAGCAGCAGAAGGTCTGGCCGAGCCGCGGTCTGGATCTAGCACCAAGACGCACAAATcacaattatttttgttacttccATCCCACGGTTCCTGCTCTGGAGAGATGCCTTGCTTCCACCTCCAATCCAACTCATGTCATCCATACATTAAAGGGCCTCCAAAGCACTGAGCATCACCTACCACCAAAGAAGTCTTTCACCAAACCCTAAAATGCTGCAATTTGCCCTGGAATGATGCTGGAACCACCCCCCTCGCTGGACTTACCAGTGCTGGGAGCCTCCTGCTGCTAAGAAAGCCACATCACGTCCCTCAGAAAGCCACGGGGCAAAAATAAGCCCAGACCCAACCCTGGTCGTGCACAAATCCACCTTCTCCCAGCAGCACGGACCCGTGCCAGCGTTCAGGTTTTAGTCAGACCTGGTTTAGAAGCCTGGTTTTAAGGAACCTGCTTAAAAATGTTACTAGCTGGGGATGGGACCAAGCATCGAGAAGGGATCCTCACTACCAGCAACAggcaaatactgaatttttacattttttttccccctccatgaACATGCTTTGAAATGCAACTGATTTCCAGAGACCAGAACGTGCAGGGAGCGAAGAGTAATTGAGGATTGCCgacagttatttttaataagttCCTAAAATCAACTGAAAGGGCTCGTTTACACCTATTTCACCAGCACGTTCTTGACACCCATTCAGATCAACATTCATCCCTTTGCTCCATAGCTAGGAAGAACGAGGCAAGAGGCAAACAAGAGAAAAGTttcaagtatataaaaataactgtaatattttattacaagaacaacaacaaaaaaatttacaaaaaaatacacacaatACATCAAGGACTTTGGTGTTGGACATGACCACACAGGATCTACTCaaaatccacaggaaaaaaaaggtgttaacACACACAAGCGCGCAGAACTAACAGGGGGAAGAAAACCCGCGGGACGCTGCTCCCAGGGACACCAGCCCGGCACCTACTCCAGCGCCTCGGGGCAGGGATTTCTTGCAGGCTGCAGGGGCTTCTCTGCTCTCCACAGCTTCCCTCTGCATAACAAAATCATTTCAAGGTGGCTCCTTCCTTCCGTCGGTCTTCAGCTCCCAAAGcctactgctattaaaaaaaaaaaaaccagccgtCCTGTATGTTAGGAGGATTCAGAGGAGGATTATACACCCTCCCCACACTGATGTGGTCTGTATAAAACCCCCAGGACTAATTAAAGCTGATTGATAAGCCCACAGCAGCCCAGCGCATCGCTGAAGTATTACACCAAGGAGCGAAGTGGGTCCTGGGCACAAAGGCATTTCAAAAAGCCGAAGcgtgtttctgtttcttctccacGAGTCAACCCGGGGCCCAagttttgactgtgagggtgggTGACCTGGCTGAAATGGCAGCCGGCTATGTGCCATGTGTTACCTTTTATATGGTAGAGAAAGAGTTAAGTCAAGTCTAGAAAACCTACAATCAGCAATTGGGAAGTGGAGCTGTTTTTAATACACCTACTTAGAGTTATCTTTTGTGTGATTTCacaagaaatgaagaataaatcaGGGCTCAGGTGCCatttgtccagagaagttgtggctgcgccgtccctggaagcgttcaaggccaggttggatggggctccgagcaacctggtctagtgaaggatgtccctgcccatggcaggggggttggaactaggtgatctttgaaggtcccttccaacccaaaccacacGACGATTGATTCTGTGTTATCCTGCTCCAACCCCTCACCTCTAAAAGTACCACGTTATATTGAACGCGGAGTGGGATACAGCTGAAACCTGCACTATACTGCAGGAAAAGCACACAAACTGTCTTCCACAGACAGCACGCAGCAAAGATTGTTGTTCTCAAATTACTGGAAGTATTCAGGAAGTTCCAGGCCCACAGTTAACTGAAGTTGAGAAAATGCCTTGTTTTACACTGTGTCTGCTGTCTGGAACACTTACCCAGCAGAGCTGACAGGACAGGCtttgacagaaacagaaacatcTAACCTAGCAAAGAGTACATCTTCCAAATTTGtagtttcttcccttttcaggCCCAAAAGAGAGGCTGGTACTGTGCAACAAACCCAGCGAGCTGTGGAGCACCTTGTGAGTACTCGGATCTCGGGCTGCAGCAACAGGTAGAGCTGGACACGATTTGCTGTGCTGCTCCTCCACCTCTACTGCACGTTATTGCGGCCAAACTGCAAGTTACCAAACCAGCACAGGCTGTCCAGCGCTGCGATCGGTCATCAAAAGGCGCATCGGGATCAGAGAGCTGAAAATCAACTTCTCTGGAAAGAAACCGTGACCTTAAGAGATGTGTTCGAGCCAGGACGACAGCCATTCCGATGTCCTGCGATAAACCCCAATGAGTATGAACTGAACTGATCCGCGCTTGCATTTCCACAAAAGGGTGCTTCAGCTTGCTCACGGAAGGACGGCTTCTACATATAGCTGAGCTGCTCAGCTGGAAAGCCAGAGCACCGTATTGCAGAGAACACTCTGAAGTAGTATCTCCATTTAGCTTACATCATCAAGGGAAGGTGCAGATggcttttcagaaaagcagcttttgccACACTCCCTGACTGGAGTGCAGTTACGCTGAAATAACTGATGCTAGTAGCACGGCCAAGAGAACACGATAGAGATCATCTTAATTTCATAACGCGAGGTCCAAGCCTGGGAAGAATTTCTGCAAAGAGCAGAGTGAAGCAGAGACAGGAGGAAGGGCGGGCAGATTACAAACCGTGCGcgtgctgctttcttttttaaactgctgtCTGCTATCAGCATCTATTCAGTGCGCAGTAAGCCATTTCTAAATCCGCATCCTGAGAGCGCAGCGTCTTTAAGGGTTCCAGACTGCAGCAACCCAGTTTGCAGGCTGTATGCAAGATGGCAcgcacagagaaaacagagaagagcACAGCATGCATATGGGAAGGAGAGGTTTCCCCCGGAAACCAAAGTAGTTTAGCAGTTTATAAATGTAAAATGGAACATTACAGAGAAGATCCCAAGtgtatgactgaaaaaaaaaataatctctttggtATAGTTATATGCAGCCAAgttttacacagagaaaaaaaaaaacccaaacaaacaaacaaaaaccccccaccacAGTACACTCATCCTCAAATTTGCTTTTAGCAGATCTCAAGGTCAGAGGTTGACAGACACTCCCAACACTATGCCAGCACTATGGCATACCCCAAAGGGTACTGTGGTCTGTACAGAAGTGTTACAGGCTGAAATCGGAATCAACCCGAGACACAGGATTTATGCCTTACCTTTCGTCTCTCGTATACATAGATAAGAAGCTGCGGTAACAGGAATAAAGCCTTACTGACAGCACAACGGTGTTTGACAGGCCACTGTAGGGTTCAGAGGAGACAGAAGTGGTCCGTATGGTTTTTACATGCCAGGGCTGTGCTGATATTCTTTCCCTTTTACAGACAATTAACAGCACAATGTGAACACGATGCCTTTCGTTTACGGAACACAAAACGCTGCAGCTGAACTCTATAAACTGTGAACTGGGTAGACATTCAGCACTCAAAGGAATCTTGATGGAAGGAATAGAGTGCACATCTATTATGTCACCACCACTAAACATGGAAAAGACTACATAAAAAGGGCTGTTTGATGTGACTGAATGCCCTACAGATGTTCCAGATAGAACCACCACCTTCGGCCAGTACATTTGCATATATACTCCTTTTAAACAAACCTGTGTTGTCATCGAAGACTGGTTTCAACTGTTTACAGACAGAAACGCAACAgtcctttccttttctgattAGGTCACGCACAATTAGTTTAACAGTCATTGAACACACGTTTTAAAGCGAAACTTGGGCTTAGTGACCCAGGAAGTGCCACAACTTCATAGGTCCAACTTATGGAATCTGCATGGAATTACGCTGAATCCAGGAGTTCCAGAAGAGCACCGACTGCACCAAAATAACCCTGAAGAGAAGACaggaatatatattaaaaactcGAACATGGGCACACACCTGACACAAGAACAATATTACACATATGGTGTAATTTTAACAACTTATAAAGGACGGTGGAAAGAAATAACTATAGGTAGGTACATTACAAAATAGATTCTAACTATAATCGCTGTATTGGGAAGCAGAACTGCACAGAATCATCTATACTGTCAATAGTCTTAAAAGAAAGTTCACAAGCAAGATGAAATTGGTAGTAAATGGTTCTGATATCAGCTACTGGAAcaatatatatgttttttctgACCCTACACTGGGCATTGCAGTAACTGTGGCTGTAGTAACAAAGCACTGGGATCCTCCTGCACAATGTGTATCATCAACAGCTACAGACTCCACACGGCTGTTTCCAGAGCGTTCGAAGGATTTGCATTTTGCCACgagacaaaataaatttaaaaagttaatttcacCTCATGTTCCAAGAAAAGTGCTTTTAACTGTCCCTTCGACCAGTAGTCCAAAGCATATGCCAGAAGCCTCATCGAGATTGTATTGATCCGAAGGAAATTGCCAACGAACACCACTCGATTAATGTTCTGCAagtattaaggggaaaaaataaaaaaggaacattaAGGCTAAATTCCATTTTCTGCTTGCAACGATGAAAACCCCACCTtagagtaagaagaaaaaaagttacgCTTATAGTGCCTTTTAAAAAGGCACAGCATATTCagcttttcaaatacattttccacTGAGACTTGATGAAAAACAACCAGCTGAAAGCAGAGGGAAATCACCAGTCAACACTAAAGCAACCAGATCCAGAGAAACTGCATCACCCCAAATAGCTGCTCCTGGGAGCTAAGGAGTGTAACTGCCTTGGTGAGTGAGGATGggagctgcagagagaagagTTATAATCCACTTGCAGCTTTCTGAATTTAGAATTTTGAAATTGGACCCAAAAGAGACGATCTGCAAACAAGAGACCACACTGAGTCGGCTTGGGGTCTGGCAGCAGCAAGAGACAGTTCAGAACAGCAAGGTGAGACCAGAAAGGTGCACTGAGATGGTCAGGAACTGCACTGGGAGCGGCCAGAGACTACATCgaaagacaaaaaaatagaactgtactcagcactggtgaggccacacctcaaatactgtgttcggttttgggcgcCTCACTAcgagaaagaccttgaggtgctgaagggcagcgaagctggtgaggggtctggagcacaagtcttatgaggagcggctgagggaactgggtctgtttagtctggagaaaaggaggctgaggggagacctcatcgctctctacaactacccgaaaggagggtgtagtgaggtgggtactggcctcttctatcaagtaactagtgataggatgagaggaaatgtcCTCAGGTTGAACCAGGGGCAgtttacattggatattaggaaaaatttcttcacctaaAGGGTTGTCaatcactggaacaggctgcccagggaagtggtggagtcaccatccctggaggtatttaaaagacatgtaggtgtggtgcttagggacagggtttagtggtggacttggcagtgttaggttaatggttggactcgatgatcataaaggtcttttccaaccttaacgattctacgattctatgaatTAACTGCTGAAAGTGTCAGGCAGGATCTGCAGAACTTTATAAATGTCCACAATTCTGTCAGAAAGCAGTACCAGCCAGGTCATTTTAAGACAGGCTCTTTTTCAGACTCTTCCACACTACCCGCAAACCCACAGATCTAACTACAGCCTTTCTAGCTTAGGAATTTGAATAGAATGGTTGATCTTTCGCTATGAGATCCTTATACTGGTTAGGAGCTCTAATCATCAAGTGCCATCTACTCTCTCTCCCCCCAACTCTGGCCTTTGACTCATCATTAAAAAAGCTGAATGGCTCTCTACTGTTaatctgggggtggggggaagggaaaaaaaaaagaattagaaaccCATAACCAACACAACtctgaatgaaaggaaaagacCAACCAAGTAGTGATATTTTGGATTTAAATCAGACTTCTAGCCAAATTTTCAATCCTAAAATAGTTCTCCTGAGCCAAGTGATGAACTCTgaagctttcttttctccagcaagaaagtaattttcagttCCTCTTTTTACCAAGGAATCAGGATCAAGTCCCATCTGCTCCTTCACTCGTGTCCTTCTACGGATTTTCCTTCCATACCCACACTCATTAATGCTTTCCCCCTAACTATTCAGCATCCACTCTGCATTCAGCTGTGTACTCTAGAGTGAGAACTCAGCAGACGTATTGTGGGCAAGACTGTTTATAATATGTCTTGCCTAGTTTCAGCAGTAAATGAAGGTAAATAGTGAGCATCTGCCAACAGCAACAGGAGCCAGGAGGATGCTTCACCCCGTTAGCTCATCCCATAGGAACAGGCTCAGAATGGAGTGGAGAGCATGTCTCTGTTCTTTCATAGCCCTGTACAATGCTGCTTGACATGAATGCAACAAGGCAGCACTGTAAAGAAGCTGAAAGCACAAAGATACAGGAACGGCCGTGGAAGTGGTGGGGCCTGACTGAGAAATCGAGAGCAACTCGTAAAAACAACATAGGAAAAGCATCCAGCCTCTACACCCCTCCGCCCCACCGTTCCTTCTCTCTCAGCGGTCCCAGGAGCTGTAGTTTATCGCACACCTACCGTTCCTCAAACCACCGCAGAGAAGCTGTTGAACTCCCGACCAAGCAGAGGACCTAATGAGACCAACAGCCAACCCCTAACTCGTTCACAGCTCTTCAGTTCACAGCACAATGATCTGGCTCAAACTACACAGACGAGCAAGGACAAAATTTACTGAAGAATCTAAACCGAGCGGATTACAACTTACTGAACATCCAAAAAGATGAGTATGAACACGCACCTACAGAAGTGTATGCAGGGAAAGAGAGATACTGTGTGACAGTAGCACACAAGTGATGCTTCAGACAGGAAGCAATGAAACAGATTTCCCCTTAATACCTCATTAAGTGCACACATCCGTGCTATGGAGCCAATGTTATTAGTGATGGTTATTAAAGTAGCCTTCGCGAGGTCCTCTTTGCTGACAGATTCCCGCTTCTCCTTGCTCATCATGTTTCCAAAGCTGTAAAGACAGTTTTTGAGTTAAAGGTCCATTTGCATCAGAATTCCAGGAGAAAATGGGAACCGCTAATTTAGCCAAAGCGATTCAtcttgaagtatttatttttaattttaaaaagcgtAGCTATCAGTAATTTAGAACTCTTAAAACAGAACAGCAGAAGGAATGGTAGCTCTCCTCCTAAGACATGTAAATCCAGTTTTTCATCCTTGCAGAATCTctagtgaaaataaaaatcagaatcagTCAAGTCATTACCTGGACGCTACAGCCCAGCCTGGCAATCCAAATCGCTCGTAGTCTCCTCCGTAAATGTCCCGCACTAGTTTGTCCACTTTGGTACTGTCCCCATGGGACGCCATCTCTAGGGCCTCTTCAAAGGTGGAGCAACCAGTAAGAAGGCAGCAGAGACCAAAAAAGGTTCCCCCTCCAAGGCTGCaacataaagcaaaatgaaagtcACCCGCCTTGCTTCTaaaggcacagagaaagaaaatggctcGTTCACTGAAAGCTCGGATTACTCAGCTACGCATCTGAGTTAGCTCAGGTTGCCCCATtccttcagcttcttttcttCGCAGTGACAGCAATCTTGGAAgagcagcatttttctttaaatctggtACTTTCAAATAACTTACAGCCTTCTGCAGAGGGCACGTTTCTAaatgagaaatttattttcttattttacaaTATCCACCTTCTTCCCAGCACTCAGAGAAGTCAAAATAAATATTAGTCCTGTGGGATAACTGGAGCATTAGGGCACAGCTATTcaaaatttaggggaaaaaaactatGTCCTGTTCACTTTACTGTGCACACATGCCAAGAATGATGTATAGTAAGAGTGAGATCTGTactgtgagggtttttttattattattgctaacTTTCAGGAAATTCAGGAAACCTTAAAGCCACAGAGCTCTTTGGCTTTTCCTGGCAACAAGAGCCACATCTTCAAGAAGGCGAGCTGCAGCACTCTAGCAACTATCTGGGGAATTACTGCCGTGCCAGCATCCCTTCCACCAAAACAAGGTAACTTTTGGAAGTCAGGATGCAAACCTCCACTGCTAGGATCAAAGCTAACAGTTGTTAACATGATCATTAGGAGTATATTTGGGATAATCCCAAACTATGGGATCTCTCTGATGACAAATAAAACACTTTAATTTCTGCAGCAGGGcaactgaaaaaacagcttctaAAGAGACTGGTTGCAGTAAAGAGACCAAAACATGAAATTCAGATTCTCTTTTCCAGAAGGGATCTTTGTTGGCAGAGGTAAGGGACTGCAGTAAAAGCAGGAGCTCGGTCATTCAACTCACCACCTTTATTGCAGCTTGTCCCTGAAAATGTCATCTACAATGCAGAAATGCATTCCACGctctaaaataaaacttaatttacCTCCACACAGCACTCACCTGGTGCCCGTTACCCGTTTATAGTTTTCTTTTGAATACACAGCCAGAATGCTGACCCCTGAGCCAATGTTCACCAAAAGGAGAGGATACGGATTCTCCAAGTTGAATGGGAGCTTCTGACATCTTTCAGCATCCGTCGGGTTTTCAAAATAGTAGCACTCTGAATGTCCATTGAATCCAACTGAATCAATGTACAAAACTCCTTTAATAAGGCAATCGAGTTCATCTAGCTTACAAAGCTGAAGGTCACCCATctggcggaaaaaaaaaaaaaagaaagaagaatattcaAGAAGTAGCTAGGGATCTCAAGTGTTTATGCTCAGGGCTAGAAAAATGCATTCCCTGCCAGCTAAATTCAGCTATCTCCATTACTCCCTGTAGTGGCTGAGAAAGAAGTACAGATCACAGGAGGGCTCCTTCTTTCTCCACGCACACGGACTGCTAACTACCCCAGCCCTGAAGTGTGCAGACATGAGAGAGGGGGAAATTGAACAACTGGATCCACAGATGGACGCCAAAAGGATCCCATCAAATTCCATGGGCCTGATTTAGGACCTGACTGAGGCACTAGcatgaaaagcaaggaaaaatgagaagggaattaactgtttgacaaaaaaaaaaaaaaaaaaaatcccccaaaacccatccccaaaaacacacaaaaaaaggaagttatgAATTGTTTTCCCCTCATGTCACTGCCTCGACTGCACAAAAAGCCTCTTTATTTGGTGCATTTTTTCAAGCCCTGGTTAACCAAAGTATTTCACACACATGTTTTTCACTTATGAACAAGAATCAAACTTATAATGAAGCCACATGATGATGTCAAATGCCAACTACTAACCTCCTTTCAGTTAATCTACCATCAAATTTGACTGAACCTCAGTCAGCTCACTCACACATGTGTTAGAAATGACACCACGTGAGCAAAGgaacaataaaacaaatattaagCATGTGAAAGACAGCAATGACGAAAAAACCCACAAGACTGAGATCACCATAATCAGAGATTAATAATACAGAGAAAGTCTTGTAAGAGCACACGCTATGGAAGTTAGTGAATAATTTTAGAGTTACAGGAATGTTACATGCACTTTCAGGAAAGAAAGTATCCTAATTTGGAGATGTGAACTTGACTCCACATGCTGTTTCCTGAATCAAGTTTAATGTGAGTTAGGTACACTCTTCCAAAGCTAAGATTTAGAGAAGTTTTAGAGTCTGCAGAGAAAGTTTTCTagttttaagcttttaaaaaattttactaCCAGATCCTAATCATATAGAAGCCAAAAATGCATACTGTGCG
Encoded proteins:
- the PANK2 gene encoding pantothenate kinase 2, mitochondrial isoform X3, which produces MGDLQLCKLDELDCLIKGVLYIDSVGFNGHSECYYFENPTDAERCQKLPFNLENPYPLLLVNIGSGVSILAVYSKENYKRVTGTSLGGGTFFGLCCLLTGCSTFEEALEMASHGDSTKVDKLVRDIYGGDYERFGLPGWAVASSFGNMMSKEKRESVSKEDLAKATLITITNNIGSIARMCALNENINRVVFVGNFLRINTISMRLLAYALDYWSKGQLKALFLEHEGYFGAVGALLELLDSA
- the PANK2 gene encoding pantothenate kinase 2, mitochondrial isoform X2, which translates into the protein MPAFIQMGSEKHFSSLHTTLCATGGGAYKFEQDFRTMGDLQLCKLDELDCLIKGVLYIDSVGFNGHSECYYFENPTDAERCQKLPFNLENPYPLLLVNIGSGVSILAVYSKENYKRVTGTSLGGGTFFGLCCLLTGCSTFEEALEMASHGDSTKVDKLVRDIYGGDYERFGLPGWAVASSFGNMMSKEKRESVSKEDLAKATLITITNNIGSIARMCALNENINRVVFVGNFLRINTISMRLLAYALDYWSKGQLKALFLEHEGYFGAVGALLELLDSA
- the PANK2 gene encoding pantothenate kinase 2, mitochondrial isoform X1, which encodes MEPLRNGGGAAEKPPRRRGGGGGGGGGTGPDGGPPRRRSSGGGGGAGVDSAAGPQPRERGGSVSRQRRDSVRKNRPLFPWFGLDIGGTLVKLVYFEPKDITAEEEEEEVENLKSIRKYLTSNVAYGSTGIRDVHLELKDLTLCGRKGNLHFIRFPTHDMPAFIQMGSEKHFSSLHTTLCATGGGAYKFEQDFRTMGDLQLCKLDELDCLIKGVLYIDSVGFNGHSECYYFENPTDAERCQKLPFNLENPYPLLLVNIGSGVSILAVYSKENYKRVTGTSLGGGTFFGLCCLLTGCSTFEEALEMASHGDSTKVDKLVRDIYGGDYERFGLPGWAVASSFGNMMSKEKRESVSKEDLAKATLITITNNIGSIARMCALNENINRVVFVGNFLRINTISMRLLAYALDYWSKGQLKALFLEHEGYFGAVGALLELLDSA